Proteins co-encoded in one Flavobacterium sp. M31R6 genomic window:
- a CDS encoding N-acetylglucosamine kinase — MKLIVDSGSTKADWIAIDDDGKVMFTTQTLGLNPEILDKDEILDRLNDRFDILQNKKLATHLFFYGAGCGTDRMKIFLSQVFKEYFSNAIVVVEEDTYAAVFATTPKGEKAIVSILGTGSNCSYFDGKVLEQRVQSLGYIVMDDCSGNVFGKSLIRKYYFNKMPKELAEVFEKEYDVDPDYIKSKLYKEPNPNAYLATFAKFLIQNKEHEFCRKIIFKEMKSFIKNYIKQFENCKEVPVHFVGSIAFYLKDELAEIFEKYELQLGNVLRRPIDGLIAYHIANK; from the coding sequence ATGAAATTAATAGTTGATAGTGGTTCTACTAAAGCAGATTGGATTGCAATAGATGATGACGGGAAAGTTATGTTTACCACACAAACGTTAGGTTTAAATCCAGAAATTCTTGATAAAGATGAAATTCTCGATCGCTTGAATGATCGATTTGATATATTACAAAATAAAAAATTGGCCACCCATTTATTTTTCTATGGTGCTGGTTGTGGAACTGATAGGATGAAAATTTTTCTTTCTCAGGTTTTTAAAGAATATTTTTCAAATGCTATTGTAGTTGTTGAAGAAGATACATATGCAGCTGTTTTTGCCACTACACCAAAAGGGGAAAAAGCAATTGTTAGTATATTAGGTACTGGTTCAAACTGCAGTTATTTTGATGGTAAGGTTTTAGAACAAAGAGTACAATCATTAGGCTATATTGTTATGGACGATTGTAGCGGAAACGTTTTTGGAAAAAGTTTAATTAGAAAATACTATTTTAATAAAATGCCAAAAGAATTGGCCGAAGTTTTTGAAAAAGAGTATGATGTGGACCCAGATTATATCAAAAGTAAATTGTATAAAGAGCCAAATCCGAACGCCTATCTTGCCACTTTTGCAAAATTTTTAATTCAGAATAAGGAACATGAATTTTGTAGAAAAATCATTTTTAAGGAAATGAAATCTTTCATTAAGAATTATATCAAGCAATTTGAAAATTGTAAAGAAGTACCTGTACATTTTGTAGGTTCGATTGCTTTTTATCTAAAAGATGAATTAGCTGAAATTTTTGAAAAATACGAATTGCAATTGGGTAATGTATTAAGAAGACCTATTGATGGATTGATAGCTTATCATATTGCAAATAAATAA
- a CDS encoding RidA family protein has protein sequence MKTIIYTENAPAPIGPYNQAVLKGNTLYTSGQIALNPATMELVVDNIESETKQVMENMKAVLEAAGMTFENVVKTTIFIMNMNDFGSINTVYGSYFNEKTAPARETVQVACLPKNVNVEISMIAVL, from the coding sequence ATGAAAACAATAATTTACACCGAAAATGCCCCTGCACCAATTGGACCTTATAATCAAGCTGTATTAAAAGGAAATACGTTATATACTTCTGGTCAAATTGCATTAAATCCAGCAACAATGGAATTGGTAGTAGACAATATAGAATCAGAAACCAAGCAAGTGATGGAAAACATGAAAGCCGTTCTCGAGGCAGCTGGAATGACTTTTGAAAACGTAGTAAAAACAACCATTTTCATTATGAATATGAATGATTTTGGAAGTATTAATACTGTTTATGGATCTTATTTTAATGAAAAAACCGCTCCAGCTCGTGAAACGGTTCAAGTGGCTTGTTTGCCAAAAAATGTAAATGTAGAAATATCTATGATTGCTGTGCTATAG
- a CDS encoding methylglyoxal synthase, translated as MEIAIIAHDGKKEDIVKFLIKNREVLQQEKIKFIATGTTGGRAEAAGFKTRRMLSGPLGGDAQIAGRVAEGKTQMVLFFKDPLSSHPHEADVNMLIRVCDVHNVPLATNEATAQLLINAIAQQS; from the coding sequence ATGGAAATAGCAATTATTGCCCATGACGGTAAAAAAGAAGATATTGTTAAATTTCTAATTAAAAACCGCGAGGTGTTGCAGCAAGAAAAAATAAAGTTCATTGCAACTGGAACAACTGGAGGAAGGGCGGAAGCTGCCGGTTTTAAAACCAGAAGAATGCTTTCTGGACCATTAGGGGGTGACGCACAAATTGCAGGAAGAGTTGCTGAAGGTAAAACACAAATGGTTTTATTCTTTAAAGACCCTCTTTCTAGTCATCCGCATGAGGCAGATGTTAATATGCTTATTCGTGTTTGTGATGTACATAATGTGCCGCTGGCAACTAATGAAGCGACAGCACAATTATTGATTAATGCTATAGCACAGCAATCATAG